The following are from one region of the Mesorhizobium sp. B4-1-4 genome:
- a CDS encoding zf-TFIIB domain-containing protein, with protein MTSSLLGMVCPSCRVALVMSERQGIEIDYCPQCRGVWLDRGELDKIIERSSKDAAPAPQPRPAPFAQPQYSQGRDDDYSRSHGHRYPKRKKSFFEELFD; from the coding sequence ATGACATCTTCCCTGCTTGGTATGGTTTGCCCCTCCTGCCGCGTCGCGCTCGTGATGAGCGAACGCCAAGGTATCGAGATCGACTATTGTCCGCAGTGCCGCGGCGTTTGGCTGGATCGCGGGGAGCTCGACAAGATCATCGAGCGGTCGAGCAAGGACGCGGCGCCCGCACCGCAGCCGCGGCCTGCACCGTTCGCCCAGCCGCAATACAGCCAAGGCCGCGATGACGATTATTCCCGCTCGCATGGCCACCGCTATCCGAAGCGCAAGAAGTCATTCTTCGAAGAGTTGTTCGATTGA
- the urtB gene encoding urea ABC transporter permease subunit UrtB: MPPKAWSPACANASPARPDAMDFVVTTLLNALTLISILMLVGLGLAISFGLMNVTNLAHGEFVTVGAFAVYFIQSLGGSFWVGLAAAPIAGAVVGSILEFAIIRHLYSRPVSTVLATWGVSLILQQGLELTFGLGAKPVTPPIEGTLDLFFTVYPAYRLILIAIAMLTLLGVILLINRTSFGLDIRTVIQNREMAEGVGINTRRTYAIAFTFGAAIAGLAGGLVAPLAIVLPQMGVNYLANAFFVVIVGGVGSIGGLVAGSVFVGGLTSVLNYQISPSLAQAIVLLAAIVAVRLRPNGLFNGASR; this comes from the coding sequence ATGCCGCCGAAGGCTTGGTCGCCGGCTTGCGCCAACGCCTCGCCGGCGCGGCCTGACGCGATGGATTTTGTCGTCACCACATTGCTCAATGCGCTGACACTGATCAGCATCCTGATGCTGGTCGGGCTCGGGCTGGCGATCAGCTTCGGCCTGATGAACGTCACCAACCTGGCGCATGGCGAGTTCGTCACCGTCGGCGCCTTCGCGGTCTATTTCATCCAGAGCCTGGGCGGTTCCTTCTGGGTCGGGTTGGCCGCCGCACCGATCGCCGGCGCGGTGGTCGGCTCCATCCTGGAATTCGCCATCATCCGCCATCTTTATTCGCGGCCGGTCTCGACCGTGCTCGCCACCTGGGGCGTCAGCCTCATCCTGCAGCAAGGGCTGGAACTGACCTTCGGTCTCGGCGCCAAACCGGTGACGCCACCGATCGAAGGCACGCTCGACCTGTTCTTCACCGTCTATCCGGCGTACCGGCTGATCCTGATCGCGATTGCCATGCTGACCCTGCTCGGCGTCATCCTGCTGATCAACCGGACGTCCTTCGGGCTCGATATCCGCACCGTCATCCAGAACCGCGAAATGGCCGAAGGCGTCGGCATCAACACGCGCCGCACCTACGCCATCGCCTTCACCTTCGGCGCGGCGATTGCAGGTCTTGCCGGCGGGCTGGTTGCGCCGCTGGCGATCGTGCTGCCGCAGATGGGGGTGAACTATCTCGCCAACGCCTTCTTCGTCGTCATCGTCGGTGGCGTCGGCTCGATCGGTGGTCTCGTCGCCGGCAGCGTCTTCGTCGGCGGGCTGACCAGCGTGCTCAATTACCAGATCTCGCCTTCGCTGGCGCAAGCGATCGTGCTGCTCGCCGCCATCGTCGCCGTGCGGCTGCGCCCCAATGGCCTGTTCAACGGGGCGTCGCGATGA
- a CDS encoding ABC transporter ATP-binding protein, whose amino-acid sequence MLRTVAVSAGYGLLPVLNGIDLSVAPGEVVGLLGRNGAGKTTLLRVIAGGLKVSGGAVVLGDKDLTNAAAFRRARAGIAHVPQGRGIFNQLTVRQNLEVGTRAARDRGAGGIPADIFGYFPILREREAQVAGTLSGGQQQMLAIGRALCGLPSVLLLDEPSEGIQPNIVQSIAELVPRIARERGIAIVLVEQNLDLVLKAADRCLVMEKGRIVHEGTPEVFADETLLKDLLAL is encoded by the coding sequence ATGCTGCGGACAGTTGCTGTGTCGGCCGGCTACGGCCTGCTTCCGGTGCTGAACGGGATCGACCTCAGCGTCGCGCCGGGCGAAGTCGTCGGCCTGCTTGGCCGCAACGGTGCCGGCAAGACGACGCTGCTGCGCGTCATCGCCGGCGGCTTGAAGGTAAGCGGCGGAGCGGTGGTTCTCGGCGACAAGGATCTCACGAATGCCGCTGCCTTCCGCCGGGCGCGCGCGGGCATCGCGCATGTGCCGCAGGGCCGTGGCATCTTCAACCAGCTGACCGTGCGGCAGAACCTGGAAGTCGGCACCCGCGCCGCCCGAGATCGCGGCGCCGGCGGCATTCCGGCCGACATCTTCGGCTATTTTCCGATCCTGCGCGAACGCGAGGCGCAGGTCGCCGGCACCCTTTCGGGTGGCCAGCAGCAGATGCTCGCTATCGGCCGCGCGCTGTGCGGCCTACCGTCGGTGCTGCTGCTCGACGAACCCTCGGAAGGCATCCAGCCGAACATCGTGCAGTCGATCGCCGAACTGGTGCCGCGCATCGCCCGCGAGCGCGGCATCGCGATTGTCCTCGTCGAACAGAATCTCGATCTCGTTCTCAAGGCGGCGGACCGCTGCCTGGTGATGGAGAAGGGCAGGATCGTGCACGAAGGCACCCCTGAGGTGTTCGCCGACGAGACCCTGCTGAAAGACCTCTTGGCTTTGTAA
- a CDS encoding acetolactate synthase large subunit, with the protein MTKGSDLFVAALENEGVERIFGIPGEENLDIVESIRRSSIQLILTRHEQAAAFMAATYGRLTGKPGVCITTLGPGALNLTTGSAYALLGAMPMIMITGQKGILSSRQARFQIVDIVAAMKPLTKLSRQIVSPKMIPSLVREAFRVAQEERPGPVHLELPEDIAAAECEPVALVPTHPVDLPLASPDALDRAARMIMEAKRPLLMFGAAASRPRVTPDIAQFVLRTQIPYFTTQMGKGTVPGGTELYMGTAALSERDYVHEAIEQADLIITIGHDTVEKPPFIMGANGPKVIHVGYQSADVEQVYFPQAEIVGDLGPSLALLADRVEGKIPNAQALLPLREGILSRIAARATEDRFTPQRIVHDVRAVMPADGILALDNGMYKIWFARNYRTRMANTLLLDNALATMGAGLPSAMMAALLYPKRRVMAICGDGGFMMNSQELETAVRLKLNLVVLLLEDHAYGMIRWKQAVDEFPDFGMTFGNPDFVRYAEAYGAKGTRVDAIADLRPALGQAFAGGGVHLVVVPVDYSENIRVLVDELRQRLPAPRST; encoded by the coding sequence ATGACCAAAGGTTCGGATCTGTTCGTGGCGGCCCTCGAGAACGAAGGGGTCGAGCGGATTTTCGGCATTCCGGGCGAAGAAAACCTCGACATCGTCGAATCGATCCGCCGCTCGTCGATCCAGCTGATCCTGACCCGCCACGAGCAGGCGGCCGCCTTCATGGCCGCCACCTATGGCAGGCTCACCGGCAAGCCGGGCGTGTGCATCACCACGCTTGGTCCGGGCGCGCTCAATCTGACGACCGGCTCCGCCTACGCGCTGCTCGGCGCCATGCCGATGATCATGATCACCGGCCAGAAAGGCATCCTGTCGTCCCGGCAGGCACGCTTCCAGATCGTCGACATCGTCGCGGCGATGAAGCCGCTGACCAAGCTGTCGCGCCAGATCGTCTCGCCGAAGATGATCCCCTCGCTGGTGCGCGAGGCCTTCCGCGTTGCCCAGGAAGAGCGCCCCGGCCCCGTGCATCTGGAACTGCCGGAAGACATCGCGGCGGCCGAGTGCGAGCCGGTGGCTCTGGTGCCGACGCATCCGGTCGACCTGCCTCTGGCCAGCCCGGACGCGCTCGATCGCGCCGCCCGCATGATCATGGAGGCCAAGCGTCCGCTGCTGATGTTCGGCGCGGCGGCGTCACGCCCGCGCGTGACCCCTGATATCGCCCAGTTCGTGCTGCGCACGCAAATTCCCTATTTCACCACGCAGATGGGCAAGGGCACCGTGCCAGGCGGCACTGAACTCTACATGGGAACGGCGGCGCTTTCGGAACGCGATTATGTGCACGAGGCCATCGAACAGGCCGACCTGATCATCACCATCGGCCACGACACGGTCGAGAAACCGCCCTTCATCATGGGCGCGAACGGACCGAAGGTCATCCATGTCGGGTACCAATCGGCCGATGTCGAGCAGGTCTATTTTCCGCAGGCCGAGATCGTCGGCGATCTCGGCCCTTCGCTGGCGCTGCTGGCCGATCGTGTCGAAGGCAAGATCCCCAACGCCCAGGCCCTGCTGCCGCTGCGGGAAGGCATTTTGAGCCGCATCGCCGCGCGCGCCACCGAAGACCGCTTCACGCCGCAGCGCATCGTGCACGACGTGCGCGCGGTGATGCCTGCGGACGGGATCCTCGCCCTCGACAACGGCATGTACAAGATCTGGTTCGCGCGCAACTACCGCACGCGCATGGCCAACACGCTGCTGCTCGACAATGCGCTTGCCACCATGGGCGCGGGCCTGCCGTCGGCGATGATGGCGGCACTGCTCTATCCCAAGCGCCGTGTCATGGCCATCTGCGGCGACGGCGGCTTCATGATGAACAGCCAGGAGTTGGAAACCGCGGTCCGGCTCAAGCTCAACCTCGTCGTCCTGCTGCTGGAAGACCATGCCTACGGCATGATCCGCTGGAAGCAGGCGGTCGATGAGTTCCCGGATTTCGGCATGACCTTCGGCAACCCCGACTTCGTCAGATATGCCGAGGCCTACGGCGCCAAGGGGACGAGGGTCGATGCCATCGCCGACCTTCGGCCCGCGCTGGGGCAGGCATTCGCCGGCGGCGGCGTGCATCTCGTCGTCGTGCCTGTCGACTATTCCGAGAACATCAGGGTGCTCGTCGACGAATTGCGCCAGCGGCTGCCGGCGCCGCGGTCGACCTGA
- a CDS encoding CaiB/BaiF CoA transferase family protein has product MAAELPLAGLVVVDMSQFLSGPYCSLRLLDLGARVIKIERPDGGDLSRRLYLSDTEIGGDSTIFHAINRAKESLAIDLKNEADLEALRGLLAKADVLIQNFRPGVIERLGLDYEAVRKINPRLVYASISGYGEEGPWVKRPGQDLLAQSRSGVMWLNGDEDQGPVPFGLAIGDMLAGAACAQGILAALVRRGITGQGSHIETSLLEALVDFQFEVLTTHLNDGRRLPRRSSFRSAHAYLSAPYGVYPAKDGYLAIAMTPIPKLADLLSLNELAPYRDKPASWFTARDDIKAIIAQRIATKTIDEWLAILEPADIWCAKVLTWPEMLASEGFQSLDMLQTVTREDDVSVLTTRSPLRVDGIRAKVDRAAPRIGEHSVAIREEFGL; this is encoded by the coding sequence ATGGCAGCCGAATTGCCGCTTGCCGGCCTCGTCGTCGTCGATATGAGCCAGTTCCTGTCCGGGCCTTACTGCTCGCTCAGGCTGCTCGATCTCGGTGCCCGCGTCATCAAGATCGAGCGTCCTGACGGCGGCGACCTGTCGCGCCGGCTCTATCTCAGCGACACCGAGATCGGCGGCGATTCCACCATCTTCCATGCCATCAACCGGGCCAAGGAAAGCCTCGCCATCGATCTGAAGAACGAAGCTGACCTCGAGGCGTTGCGCGGATTGCTGGCCAAGGCGGATGTGCTGATCCAGAATTTCCGGCCTGGGGTCATCGAGCGCCTCGGCCTCGACTACGAGGCCGTGCGCAAGATCAACCCGCGGCTCGTCTATGCCTCGATCAGCGGCTATGGCGAGGAAGGCCCATGGGTGAAACGCCCCGGCCAGGACCTGCTGGCGCAGTCGCGCTCCGGCGTCATGTGGCTGAACGGCGACGAGGACCAGGGGCCGGTGCCGTTCGGGCTCGCCATCGGCGACATGCTGGCGGGCGCGGCCTGCGCGCAAGGCATCCTGGCCGCACTGGTGCGGCGCGGCATCACCGGCCAGGGCAGCCATATCGAGACCAGCCTTCTGGAGGCATTGGTCGACTTCCAGTTCGAGGTGCTGACCACGCATCTCAATGACGGCCGCCGCTTGCCTAGGCGCTCGAGCTTCCGCAGCGCGCACGCCTATCTCTCGGCGCCATACGGCGTCTATCCGGCCAAGGATGGTTATCTCGCCATCGCCATGACACCGATCCCCAAATTGGCCGATCTGCTGTCGCTGAACGAACTGGCGCCATATCGCGACAAGCCGGCATCCTGGTTTACGGCCCGCGACGACATCAAGGCGATCATCGCGCAGAGGATCGCCACCAAAACAATCGACGAATGGCTTGCCATTCTGGAGCCGGCCGACATCTGGTGCGCCAAGGTGCTGACCTGGCCGGAAATGCTGGCGAGCGAGGGTTTTCAATCTCTCGACATGCTGCAGACGGTGACGCGCGAGGACGATGTTTCCGTCCTCACCACCCGTTCGCCGCTCAGGGTCGACGGTATCAGGGCCAAGGTCGACCGCGCGGCGCCACGCATCGGCGAGCATAGCGTGGCAATCCGCGAGGAGTTCGGCCTGTGA
- a CDS encoding Tim44 domain-containing protein, with translation MNSRTSRFAALFAGLFLAFSMVAIDHAEARRGGSFGSRGTRTFQSAPPTRTAPAPTAPVERSMTPNTGVNTAARQPQAGLQRPGFFSGFGGTMMRGLLIGGLVGLLLGQGFGGLAGMFGFLLQALLIGGAIMLAIRFFRSQSARGPALAGAGAGNGQASRFENRANGADTARPFTIPGFGGGSGESSPATGSEEITLAQTDLDAFQQLLTDVQEAFGREDHAALRRLVTPEMVSYLSEELAENAQKGLRNDVSDVTLLQADIAESWREDDRDYATAALRYESRDVMRDRASGKVVEGDEGHPTDTTELWTFTRQNGSSWKLSAIQQA, from the coding sequence ATGAATTCCCGCACAAGCCGATTTGCCGCTCTCTTTGCAGGTTTGTTCCTCGCATTCTCCATGGTCGCGATCGATCATGCCGAGGCCCGTCGCGGCGGCAGCTTCGGCAGTCGCGGCACGCGTACGTTCCAATCGGCGCCGCCGACCAGGACCGCGCCGGCGCCGACCGCGCCGGTCGAGCGTTCGATGACGCCCAACACCGGCGTGAACACCGCTGCCCGGCAGCCGCAGGCCGGCCTGCAGAGGCCCGGCTTCTTTAGCGGCTTCGGCGGAACCATGATGCGCGGCCTGCTGATTGGCGGCCTGGTCGGGCTGCTGCTCGGCCAAGGCTTCGGCGGTCTGGCCGGCATGTTCGGCTTCCTGCTTCAGGCCCTGCTCATCGGCGGTGCGATCATGCTGGCGATCAGGTTCTTCCGGTCGCAATCCGCGCGTGGTCCCGCGCTCGCCGGAGCCGGAGCCGGCAACGGCCAGGCTTCGCGGTTTGAAAACCGCGCAAATGGTGCGGACACGGCACGTCCCTTCACGATTCCCGGTTTTGGCGGCGGTTCAGGGGAAAGCTCCCCGGCCACCGGTTCCGAGGAGATCACGCTGGCCCAGACGGATCTCGACGCCTTCCAGCAGCTGTTGACCGATGTGCAGGAAGCCTTTGGGCGTGAAGACCATGCCGCGTTGCGCCGATTGGTGACCCCCGAAATGGTGTCCTATCTGTCGGAGGAATTGGCCGAAAATGCCCAGAAGGGCCTCAGGAACGACGTGTCCGACGTCACCCTGCTGCAGGCCGACATCGCCGAAAGCTGGCGCGAGGACGACCGCGACTATGCCACGGCCGCGCTACGCTATGAGTCGCGCGATGTGATGCGCGATCGAGCCAGCGGCAAGGTGGTCGAGGGCGACGAAGGCCATCCGACAGATACGACCGAACTGTGGACGTTCACGCGTCAGAACGGCTCAAGCTGGAAGCTCTCGGCAATCCAGCAGGCTTGA
- a CDS encoding branched-chain amino acid ABC transporter permease, producing the protein MIARDRNWLLVFAVCAALAVTYPFFADGYQLTVIRDALIFGLFAASLDFFWGRTGILCFGHAAFFGIGGYIMALVTLNDAIPFGSLLGVMGAVSGAAFVAAIIGYFLFFGGIRGSYFTIVTLAMGVICQQAAVSWSSITGGDSGLIGIPPIAFDVGGLHVDLSQDVPSYIFVAAIVALVVLALWSISRGRWGTVLTAIQDNEVRAAALGHNAPLRLLVTFILSAAIAGLAGALYVCMAGLVAPDLSGLLLSTEVIVWVAVGGRGTLLGPVLGAIVIQRAQQTISSFNPSLWPLLLGCVFVIIVFLLPDGILSIYARLKSLFKGRSQAQ; encoded by the coding sequence ATGATCGCCCGGGACCGCAACTGGCTGCTGGTCTTCGCCGTCTGCGCGGCGCTCGCCGTCACCTATCCGTTCTTCGCCGATGGTTACCAGCTGACGGTGATCCGCGACGCGCTCATCTTCGGCCTGTTCGCGGCGAGCCTCGACTTCTTCTGGGGCCGCACCGGCATCCTGTGTTTCGGGCATGCGGCCTTCTTCGGCATTGGCGGCTACATCATGGCGCTGGTCACGCTCAACGATGCGATCCCCTTCGGCAGCCTCCTCGGCGTCATGGGCGCGGTGTCCGGTGCTGCCTTCGTCGCCGCCATCATCGGCTATTTCTTGTTCTTCGGCGGCATCCGTGGCAGCTACTTCACCATCGTCACGCTGGCCATGGGCGTCATCTGCCAGCAGGCCGCCGTCTCCTGGAGTTCGATTACCGGCGGCGACAGCGGGCTGATCGGCATCCCGCCGATCGCGTTCGATGTCGGCGGCCTGCATGTCGACCTCAGCCAGGACGTGCCCTCCTATATCTTCGTGGCCGCCATCGTCGCATTGGTCGTACTGGCGCTATGGTCGATCAGCCGTGGCCGCTGGGGCACGGTGCTGACCGCCATCCAGGACAATGAAGTCCGGGCGGCGGCACTCGGCCACAATGCGCCATTGCGGCTACTCGTCACCTTCATCCTGTCGGCGGCGATCGCCGGGCTTGCCGGCGCACTCTATGTCTGCATGGCGGGGCTGGTCGCGCCCGATCTCTCCGGGCTGCTTCTGTCGACCGAAGTCATCGTCTGGGTGGCTGTCGGCGGACGCGGCACGCTGCTCGGTCCGGTGCTCGGCGCCATCGTCATCCAGCGCGCGCAGCAGACCATCAGCAGCTTCAACCCGAGCCTGTGGCCGCTTCTGCTCGGCTGCGTCTTCGTCATCATCGTCTTTCTGCTGCCCGACGGCATCCTGTCGATCTACGCGCGGTTGAAGAGCCTGTTCAAAGGCCGGAGCCAGGCGCAATGA
- a CDS encoding substrate-binding protein, whose product MISRRTVLKSGAAAAFAMIGAPSILRAADTVKVGLSIPITGLQAILGETLLNCYKLAAAELNAANGIGGRQVELFIEDNQTTTKGSIDKARKLLNEDKVDVIMGTIISPERSATLSVTSKAKKLFFYPTNFEGGECNRYFVATGPIPMQQVDPMMPWVAENLGKTIYIMASDYAWPQKMTEAITAAYEKAGGKIIGADYYPFGTTDFGPAFQKIKSLKPDVVWSMVVGNDAVTQLKQYRSFDIKQPLIAPLDEVFNKDALPPGVAAGTYAPQPYWMALDNPVNKKFISSFREKFGQEKMINGIGEAGYNGLHLYALAAEKAGSLKDDDVLKALPTIEFDAPQGKIRVDASNNHTLCHSYVGKAAADGISYEIVKDFGTIAPVTPYCKL is encoded by the coding sequence ATGATAAGCAGAAGAACTGTCCTGAAATCAGGCGCCGCCGCCGCCTTCGCCATGATCGGCGCGCCATCGATCCTGCGTGCCGCCGACACCGTCAAGGTCGGTCTGTCGATCCCGATCACCGGGCTGCAGGCGATCCTCGGCGAGACGCTGCTCAATTGCTACAAGCTGGCCGCCGCCGAACTCAATGCCGCCAACGGCATTGGCGGCCGCCAGGTCGAATTGTTCATCGAGGACAACCAGACCACGACCAAGGGCTCGATCGACAAGGCGCGCAAGCTCCTCAACGAAGACAAGGTCGACGTGATCATGGGCACGATCATTTCGCCCGAGCGGAGTGCAACGCTTTCCGTGACCTCGAAGGCCAAGAAGCTTTTCTTCTATCCAACCAATTTCGAAGGCGGCGAATGCAACCGCTACTTCGTGGCCACCGGTCCGATCCCGATGCAGCAGGTCGACCCGATGATGCCGTGGGTCGCCGAGAATCTCGGCAAGACCATCTACATCATGGCCTCCGACTATGCCTGGCCGCAGAAGATGACCGAGGCGATCACGGCTGCCTACGAGAAGGCCGGCGGCAAGATCATCGGCGCCGACTATTATCCGTTCGGCACCACGGATTTTGGCCCCGCCTTCCAGAAAATCAAGTCGCTGAAGCCCGATGTCGTCTGGTCGATGGTGGTCGGCAACGACGCCGTCACCCAGCTCAAGCAATATCGCAGCTTCGACATCAAGCAGCCGCTGATCGCGCCGCTCGACGAGGTCTTCAACAAGGATGCGCTGCCGCCCGGCGTCGCCGCCGGTACCTATGCGCCGCAGCCCTACTGGATGGCGCTCGACAACCCGGTCAACAAGAAGTTCATCTCGAGCTTCCGCGAAAAATTCGGCCAGGAGAAGATGATCAACGGCATCGGCGAAGCCGGCTATAACGGCCTGCATCTCTATGCGCTGGCCGCCGAGAAGGCCGGATCGCTGAAGGACGACGATGTGCTCAAGGCACTGCCGACGATCGAGTTCGATGCACCGCAAGGCAAGATCCGCGTCGATGCCAGCAACAATCACACGCTCTGCCATTCCTATGTCGGCAAGGCGGCGGCGGACGGTATCAGCTACGAGATCGTCAAGGATTTCGGCACGATCGCCCCGGTGACGCCTTACTGCAAGCTATAG
- a CDS encoding lactonase family protein — protein sequence MSNARLVFVGSLNREAPYFQGARGVGLGVYSFDEQTLEIRKLAETNDVDNPTFLSVTPDGSRIYVNSEVFTWREGTVSAYGFDRASNALNYLNKQPSLGSITAHNTITRDGTKLLVANYGIGEGGPDRAVAVYGFERDGALSAPLASVSHKGTGPNAARQERSHAHSVTETIGGGTAIVADLGIDRLVSYRIGPDGSLTKSAESALPPGAGPRHIALHPNGRFVFVMNELDSTVVSMALDQASGRLSVIDAKPAVPAEVRDSNHCADIQISPDGRFVYGSNRGHDSVVIMAVDQNTGALSLVGYIPCGGTTPRNLALTPSGGHLFSANQNADRISIFARDADSGLLTDTGRAIEIGTPMCVKIVA from the coding sequence ATGAGCAACGCGCGGCTGGTCTTTGTCGGTAGCCTGAACCGCGAGGCGCCCTATTTTCAGGGCGCGCGGGGCGTCGGCCTCGGCGTTTACAGCTTCGACGAGCAAACGCTGGAAATCCGGAAACTGGCCGAGACCAACGACGTCGACAACCCGACATTCCTGTCGGTCACCCCGGACGGTTCGCGCATCTACGTCAATTCGGAAGTGTTCACCTGGCGCGAGGGAACTGTCTCCGCTTACGGCTTCGATCGCGCCTCGAATGCGCTGAACTACCTCAACAAGCAGCCCTCCCTCGGCAGCATCACCGCCCACAACACCATCACCCGTGACGGCACGAAACTGCTTGTCGCGAATTACGGCATAGGCGAGGGCGGTCCGGACCGTGCCGTCGCTGTCTATGGTTTCGAAAGGGATGGCGCGCTGTCCGCGCCGCTCGCCAGCGTGTCGCACAAAGGCACCGGGCCGAATGCTGCACGGCAGGAGCGCTCGCACGCCCACAGCGTCACCGAAACTATTGGCGGGGGGACGGCGATCGTCGCCGACCTCGGCATCGACAGGCTGGTGTCCTATCGGATCGGGCCAGATGGAAGCCTGACGAAGTCAGCCGAATCCGCTTTGCCGCCGGGCGCCGGCCCGCGCCACATTGCCCTGCACCCAAACGGGCGCTTCGTCTTTGTCATGAACGAGCTGGATTCGACCGTGGTGTCGATGGCGTTGGACCAAGCCAGCGGCAGGCTTTCGGTGATCGACGCCAAGCCTGCAGTCCCGGCCGAGGTTCGCGACAGCAACCACTGCGCCGATATCCAGATCTCGCCGGATGGCCGTTTCGTCTACGGCTCCAATCGTGGCCATGACAGCGTCGTGATCATGGCCGTCGACCAGAACACCGGCGCGTTGAGCCTCGTCGGCTATATCCCTTGCGGCGGTACGACGCCGCGCAACCTCGCACTGACGCCGTCAGGCGGCCACCTGTTTTCCGCCAACCAGAACGCGGACCGTATCTCGATCTTCGCCCGCGATGCCGACAGCGGCCTGCTGACCGACACCGGGCGGGCCATCGAGATCGGCACGCCGATGTGCGTCAAAATCGTCGCTTGA
- a CDS encoding ATP-binding cassette domain-containing protein: MSDVLLQAENVGIRFGGLQALEGLNLTVRDKELCCIIGPNGAGKSTFLNVLTGTLRPTSGSVRFLGHDIAGLPLHRIARLGIARKFQIPSVFPSLSVEDNLKVARWGAPAPARPVGELMELVALGNRASTLAGALAHGQKQWLEIGMALAIEPRLLLLDEPTAGMTPQETMATAEMLLRLKGEFSVVAVEHDIRFVRALNCETLVLHQGRRLRSGPFHDIESDEMVRDVYLGRR; this comes from the coding sequence ATGAGCGATGTCCTGCTTCAGGCCGAAAACGTCGGTATCCGGTTCGGCGGGCTTCAAGCGCTCGAAGGGTTGAACCTGACGGTCCGCGACAAGGAACTCTGCTGCATCATCGGGCCGAACGGAGCCGGCAAGAGCACTTTCCTCAACGTGCTGACCGGCACGCTTCGCCCGACGAGTGGCAGCGTTCGCTTCCTCGGCCACGACATAGCCGGCCTGCCGCTGCATCGGATCGCGCGGCTCGGCATCGCCCGCAAGTTCCAGATTCCATCGGTCTTTCCCAGCCTGTCTGTTGAAGACAACCTCAAGGTCGCACGGTGGGGCGCGCCCGCGCCGGCTCGCCCGGTCGGTGAACTGATGGAGCTGGTCGCGCTTGGCAATCGCGCCAGCACGCTGGCCGGCGCGCTGGCGCACGGCCAGAAGCAATGGCTCGAGATCGGCATGGCGCTGGCGATCGAACCGAGGCTGCTGCTGCTCGACGAGCCGACCGCCGGCATGACGCCGCAGGAGACGATGGCGACCGCCGAAATGCTGCTGCGGCTCAAGGGCGAGTTCTCGGTCGTCGCGGTCGAGCACGACATCCGCTTCGTGCGGGCGTTGAACTGCGAAACGCTGGTGCTGCATCAGGGGCGGCGGCTGCGCAGCGGTCCTTTCCACGACATCGAGAGCGACGAGATGGTCCGCGACGTCTATCTGGGGAGGCGCTGA
- a CDS encoding MaoC family dehydratase translates to MNDFAPTVGVASTYPKNMPEEHAALPVWNAENWFYEDWPVGQKIRSLRRTMAEGDSHLFNTLVLDIHPYVQDQMFAESEGVFGKRLIAGAFVFSAGLGLVATNCVNAFSYGYDKLRFIKPVFIGDTIYSIRSNLDKKPRYKEMGLIRASYEVFKGEGELVLYCEHLQTVKYRNPADFAGRTER, encoded by the coding sequence ATGAATGATTTCGCCCCCACTGTCGGCGTCGCTTCGACATACCCCAAAAACATGCCTGAAGAGCACGCCGCCTTGCCGGTGTGGAACGCGGAAAACTGGTTCTATGAGGACTGGCCGGTCGGCCAGAAAATCCGCTCGTTGCGGCGCACGATGGCGGAAGGCGACAGCCATCTTTTCAATACGCTGGTTCTCGACATCCACCCCTATGTGCAGGACCAGATGTTTGCCGAAAGCGAAGGCGTATTCGGCAAGCGGCTGATCGCCGGCGCCTTCGTCTTTTCGGCGGGGCTGGGGCTGGTCGCAACCAACTGCGTCAATGCTTTTTCCTATGGCTACGACAAGCTGCGGTTCATCAAGCCTGTCTTCATCGGCGACACGATCTATTCGATCCGCTCCAATCTCGACAAGAAGCCCCGCTACAAGGAGATGGGGCTGATCCGCGCCAGCTACGAAGTGTTCAAGGGCGAAGGCGAACTCGTTCTCTACTGCGAGCATCTGCAAACGGTGAAGTACCGCAACCCGGCCGATTTCGCCGGCAGGACGGAGAGATAG